A genomic segment from bacterium encodes:
- a CDS encoding universal stress protein, protein MISIQGVLVPVDFSKESLLAAKFGASMAEEYKTKLYVMHVMEPVHPSLRGYISDFEAFQQKMIAQAKEDLENVVPKSVKDRIPVEFILEIGNPTYLIVEKAKELGVDVVVIATHGRTGLAHVLLGSVAEKVIRHAPCPVFVIRNPKDKYVYGWE, encoded by the coding sequence ATGATCAGCATTCAGGGAGTACTAGTTCCAGTAGACTTCTCTAAAGAATCTCTTCTTGCAGCCAAGTTCGGGGCTTCCATGGCAGAGGAGTACAAGACAAAGCTCTACGTGATGCATGTCATGGAGCCGGTTCACCCTTCCCTGAGGGGTTACATATCCGACTTCGAGGCCTTCCAGCAGAAGATGATAGCCCAAGCCAAAGAGGATCTTGAAAACGTGGTGCCCAAGAGCGTCAAGGACAGGATTCCTGTGGAATTTATCTTGGAAATAGGCAATCCCACATATCTCATAGTGGAAAAAGCTAAAGAGCTGGGCGTGGACGTGGTGGTCATAGCGACTCACGGTCGAACTGGTCTGGCTCATGTTTTGTTGGGAAGCGTGGCTGAAAAGGTGATACGTCATGCACCCTGTCCTGTGTTTGTGATAAGAAATCCAAAAGACAAGTACGTTTACGGGTGGGAATAG
- a CDS encoding Coenzyme F420 hydrogenase/dehydrogenase, beta subunit C-terminal domain codes for MDQNKGFRALASLVLGRDLCTTCGACAWICPYLDAFSARIVRLHDCDLAEGRCYAHCPRTGLELSHLNEKRFGLRDVPVKLGFYSKILMARAQDPGVLERAQTGGVVSSLVAMALEEGIVDAALLTRVGKDLLPSGKIATSREEVLECAGSSYVASPSLATLNRGPWDGVGRISVVGVPCQVLALEKMKSCDLIQDAPARKVVLSIGLFCTWALSYGPFINFLRQRIPWETVESMDISPPPERILRLKTSDGTREFPVEEIRPFIQPACAFCADMSSELADLSVGTVEGEPGWNTLILRTEAGESLLEKAITQGILEVKALPADYLEHLVEASILKKRRALERLRNMEEKEFKYLKADSSWLEAVESGPKRGEP; via the coding sequence ATGGATCAGAACAAGGGTTTTAGGGCCCTGGCCAGCCTGGTTCTAGGCCGGGATCTTTGCACCACTTGTGGGGCCTGCGCCTGGATCTGTCCTTATTTGGACGCTTTTTCTGCAAGGATAGTCAGGCTCCATGACTGCGATCTGGCAGAAGGACGCTGCTATGCCCATTGTCCCAGAACAGGACTGGAACTTTCGCACCTCAATGAAAAGCGTTTTGGCTTAAGAGATGTGCCGGTGAAACTGGGCTTTTACAGCAAGATCCTCATGGCCAGGGCCCAGGACCCTGGGGTTCTTGAGAGAGCCCAGACAGGAGGGGTCGTATCCTCTCTGGTCGCCATGGCCTTGGAAGAGGGGATAGTGGATGCAGCGCTTCTGACCCGAGTAGGAAAGGATCTATTACCCTCGGGCAAGATAGCCACCAGCAGGGAAGAGGTGTTGGAGTGTGCTGGATCCAGCTATGTGGCCTCCCCCAGCCTGGCCACACTCAACAGGGGGCCATGGGACGGGGTAGGTCGCATATCGGTGGTGGGGGTGCCCTGTCAGGTCCTGGCCCTGGAAAAGATGAAATCCTGTGATTTGATTCAGGATGCCCCTGCCCGAAAGGTAGTCTTGAGTATAGGTCTTTTTTGTACCTGGGCCCTTAGTTACGGTCCTTTTATAAATTTTCTGAGGCAGAGGATCCCCTGGGAGACCGTGGAGAGCATGGACATAAGCCCTCCTCCTGAGAGGATCCTCAGGCTTAAAACATCGGATGGGACAAGAGAGTTTCCGGTGGAAGAGATTCGCCCCTTTATTCAGCCCGCTTGTGCCTTCTGCGCAGACATGAGCTCAGAGCTGGCTGATCTATCCGTGGGGACCGTGGAGGGGGAGCCAGGTTGGAACACCTTGATTCTCAGGACTGAGGCCGGAGAATCTCTCCTGGAAAAAGCTATTACCCAAGGGATACTGGAGGTAAAGGCCCTGCCTGCAGACTATTTGGAACACCTGGTAGAGGCCTCCATCTTGAAGAAAAGAAGGGCCCTGGAAAGACTAAGGAACATGGAGGAAAAAGAATTCAAATACCTGAAGGCTGATTCATCTTGGTTGGAAGCCGTGGAGAGCGGACCAAAAAGGGGGGAGCCATGA
- a CDS encoding thiamine pyrophosphate-dependent enzyme, with product MSLIKTDAPGRRLLLMGNEAMARGALEAGVEVCAAYPGNPSSEIIGCLSQVAEEMGIYVEWSVNEKVALEVAAAASLAGLRGLAAMKQNGLNVASDFLLNLNLTGTKGGLVVVVCDDPSALSSSNEEDSRAFARLADLPLLEPSGFQEAKEMTKWAFELSEELGLPCLIRSVTRVSHARGNVELGELPTQRRRAHFDTSKPILPVPVVWAHRLLHQKLAKCRDRFHGSGFNQYRGPQRPELLILTSGAGFMYSLEAVSNLGLGDRVGIAKLGTTWPLPETFLKEQLARSQKVLFVEEVDPFMESNVKGFAAQNQTQLGPKIFLGKSSGTIPDIGELTPDHLIKVLRELFDVRYQPRPQAYIQEAMEAASHLAPPRTLGFCAGCPHRATYWAVKKALALDGREGFVLGDIGCYSLGMGPAGFFQMKTLHAMGSGAGLANGFGQLGRFGLDQPVLAVCGDSTFYHAAIPALVNAKYNGSSFLMLILDNRATAMTGFQPHPGTGRTAMGETVDPIDIEGLCRALGVQVKSVDPFDLDSTVEVLTDFLRQEKGVRVLVLKQECALVRGKRQGRLFKIRVDQDRCLGLQCGCNRLCTRVFRCPGLVWDSTSGKATVDDAICTGCGVCATICPASAILKEAV from the coding sequence ATGAGCCTAATCAAGACCGATGCCCCTGGCCGCAGGCTGCTTCTGATGGGCAATGAGGCCATGGCCAGAGGGGCCCTTGAGGCCGGAGTTGAGGTTTGTGCAGCTTACCCTGGCAACCCCTCCTCTGAAATAATTGGATGCCTTTCTCAGGTGGCAGAAGAGATGGGCATCTATGTGGAATGGTCGGTAAACGAGAAGGTGGCTCTGGAGGTTGCCGCTGCGGCGTCTTTGGCTGGGCTCAGAGGCCTTGCAGCAATGAAACAAAACGGCCTCAATGTGGCCTCGGACTTCCTTTTGAACCTGAACCTTACCGGCACCAAAGGGGGTCTGGTGGTGGTGGTGTGCGACGACCCATCTGCCCTCTCCTCCAGCAATGAGGAAGATTCCAGAGCCTTTGCCAGGTTGGCCGACCTGCCCCTGCTGGAACCCTCAGGTTTCCAAGAGGCCAAGGAAATGACCAAGTGGGCTTTCGAGCTCTCCGAGGAACTGGGGCTGCCTTGCCTGATCAGGAGTGTCACAAGGGTTTCCCATGCCAGGGGCAACGTGGAACTGGGGGAGCTGCCAACACAGAGGCGCCGGGCGCACTTTGATACCTCCAAGCCCATACTGCCGGTGCCAGTGGTATGGGCCCACAGACTCTTGCACCAGAAACTGGCAAAGTGCAGGGATCGATTCCATGGCAGCGGTTTTAACCAGTACAGGGGCCCTCAGAGACCCGAACTGCTGATCCTCACCAGCGGTGCAGGATTCATGTATTCTTTGGAGGCAGTATCAAACCTGGGGCTTGGAGATCGTGTGGGCATAGCCAAGCTGGGCACCACCTGGCCACTTCCAGAAACCTTCCTCAAAGAGCAGTTGGCCAGGAGCCAAAAGGTCTTGTTCGTGGAGGAGGTGGATCCCTTCATGGAGTCCAATGTGAAGGGGTTTGCCGCCCAAAACCAAACTCAGCTGGGTCCCAAGATCTTTCTGGGAAAAAGCAGCGGAACTATTCCAGACATAGGTGAGCTTACCCCTGACCATCTCATCAAGGTCCTGAGGGAACTCTTTGATGTGAGGTACCAGCCCAGGCCACAGGCTTACATTCAAGAGGCAATGGAGGCTGCCTCCCATTTGGCTCCGCCGCGTACACTTGGCTTTTGCGCAGGTTGTCCCCATAGGGCCACTTATTGGGCCGTAAAGAAGGCGCTGGCTCTGGACGGCCGGGAAGGTTTTGTGTTGGGGGATATCGGTTGCTACTCCCTGGGCATGGGGCCTGCCGGCTTTTTCCAAATGAAAACCCTTCATGCCATGGGGTCAGGAGCTGGCTTGGCCAATGGATTTGGCCAGTTGGGCAGATTCGGGCTGGATCAGCCGGTATTGGCTGTTTGCGGGGACTCCACTTTCTACCATGCCGCCATCCCTGCCCTTGTGAATGCCAAATACAATGGCTCCAGTTTCCTGATGCTTATTTTGGATAACAGAGCGACGGCCATGACAGGATTCCAACCTCACCCGGGCACAGGCCGTACAGCCATGGGAGAAACCGTAGACCCCATCGACATAGAGGGGCTTTGCAGGGCTCTAGGAGTCCAGGTCAAGAGTGTGGATCCATTCGATCTGGACAGCACCGTAGAGGTGCTTACGGATTTTCTAAGACAAGAAAAAGGCGTAAGGGTGCTAGTGCTCAAGCAGGAATGCGCACTGGTCAGGGGAAAGCGTCAGGGGAGACTCTTCAAGATCAGGGTTGATCAGGATCGTTGTCTGGGCCTTCAATGTGGGTGCAATCGTCTGTGCACCAGAGTTTTCAGATGTCCTGGATTGGTCTGGGACAGCACATCCGGAAAGGCCACTGTGGATGACGCCATTTGCACTGGTTGTGGAGTTTGTGCCACCATATGCCCGGCCTCGGCCATCCTCAAGGAGGCAGTCTGA
- a CDS encoding 2-oxoacid:acceptor oxidoreductase family protein yields the protein MLLEKDPWNLVITGVGGQGNVLASQILGQILVDKGYLVTIGETYGASQRGGSVMSHLRVSTRDQFSPIIPEGQADLVIGLEPIEVLRVMTQYGNPGTMALINLRPVHPIEVIAGESRYPEVEEVLLKIKRLSSRIWILNATEIALDMGDPIFSNMVMLGALSALSLLPVDQEGFCSAAQKLMGSHRMQDNLLAFQKGKMAIKEYKNG from the coding sequence ATGCTTTTGGAGAAGGATCCTTGGAACCTTGTTATAACCGGGGTGGGAGGCCAGGGAAATGTTTTGGCTTCTCAGATCCTGGGTCAGATCCTGGTGGACAAGGGGTATCTGGTCACCATAGGGGAAACCTATGGTGCATCCCAAAGAGGTGGCTCTGTAATGAGTCATTTGCGTGTCTCCACAAGGGATCAGTTCTCACCCATCATCCCAGAGGGGCAGGCAGATCTGGTGATAGGTCTTGAACCCATAGAGGTATTGAGGGTCATGACCCAGTATGGAAACCCTGGGACCATGGCCCTGATAAATCTTCGACCGGTTCACCCCATTGAGGTCATAGCAGGGGAGAGCCGTTACCCTGAAGTGGAAGAGGTGTTGCTCAAGATCAAGAGATTGAGTTCCAGGATCTGGATCTTGAATGCCACTGAAATAGCCCTGGACATGGGGGATCCTATTTTCTCCAACATGGTCATGCTGGGGGCCTTGTCAGCTCTGAGTCTTCTGCCTGTGGACCAGGAAGGGTTTTGCTCAGCAGCTCAGAAGCTCATGGGCAGCCACCGCATGCAAGATAATCTCCTGGCCTTTCAAAAGGGCAAAATGGCCATAAAGGAGTACAAGAACGGATAG
- a CDS encoding DUF362 domain-containing protein, with protein MRLMGAWGAMAVTAGPRNSWGGWQSSFPWLKGRVCLIRDKSLARKDQQDQVDLIRTWLRRGLEQLTAEKARDVWKLFFSPQDRIAIKVNGVGGPGIATRPDVAMALAAELMDAGVPGRNILIWDRTSRELSLAGYRIREEEQGPLCFGTDRYGYEPMPRVHGSIGSCFSQVIIRWATCLINVPVLKDHDLAGVSISMKNLFGVIHNPNKYHDQTCSPYLVDLLDHPELRRRQCLVVCDATRAQCHGGPSYSPRWVWPFAGLLISCDPVALDRIGESILSARRRELGLPSLEEENRSPTHISLAGQRGLGEDRIDAIELRHLEA; from the coding sequence ATGAGGCTCATGGGAGCCTGGGGAGCCATGGCAGTCACTGCTGGGCCCCGGAATTCCTGGGGTGGATGGCAATCCTCTTTCCCATGGCTCAAAGGCAGGGTTTGCCTCATCAGAGACAAGAGCTTGGCCAGAAAAGATCAACAGGACCAGGTGGATTTGATCCGCACCTGGTTGAGGAGAGGCTTGGAACAACTCACCGCAGAGAAAGCCAGGGATGTGTGGAAATTGTTTTTCAGCCCTCAAGACCGAATAGCCATCAAGGTAAACGGAGTAGGAGGTCCAGGTATAGCAACGCGCCCTGATGTGGCCATGGCCTTGGCTGCTGAACTCATGGATGCAGGCGTGCCTGGCCGCAATATCCTGATTTGGGACCGTACAAGCCGAGAACTCAGCTTGGCCGGTTACAGAATCAGGGAGGAGGAGCAAGGCCCTCTTTGTTTTGGCACAGATCGCTACGGTTACGAACCCATGCCCAGGGTACATGGCTCCATAGGATCTTGTTTCAGCCAGGTGATCATCCGTTGGGCCACCTGCCTCATCAATGTCCCGGTTCTGAAGGATCACGATTTAGCAGGGGTCAGCATATCAATGAAAAACCTCTTTGGGGTGATCCATAACCCCAACAAATACCACGACCAGACCTGCAGCCCCTATCTGGTGGATCTATTGGATCACCCAGAACTGCGGCGCAGACAGTGTCTGGTGGTCTGCGACGCCACCAGGGCTCAATGTCATGGGGGGCCTTCATACTCGCCCCGGTGGGTGTGGCCTTTTGCCGGGCTGTTGATCTCCTGTGATCCAGTGGCTTTAGACAGAATAGGAGAATCCATACTTTCGGCCAGGAGGAGGGAACTGGGGTTGCCTTCGCTGGAAGAAGAGAACAGATCCCCAACTCATATCTCCCTGGCCGGTCAAAGGGGACTGGGTGAAGATCGAATAGATGCAATAGAGCTCAGGCATTTGGAAGCATGA
- the amrB gene encoding AmmeMemoRadiSam system protein B produces the protein MQPVREPAVAGQFYPDQPELLRKQLRAFLGASSPGHLKAPPMAILAPHAGYIYCGSVAGLSYNQVRGQHLDTVVVLSPSHRVGFRGVSVWPKGSYRTPLGSVQVDEERCDLLMKSSLMIRDLPEAHSREHALEVQVPFLQETLAGGWKLIPLVMGSQDLESAQELAKVLEKVMDGSRFLVVASSDLSHFYPSQVAEKMDRRVLKYMEQVDPEGLWEEVSAGRLEACGIGPILTTLRLVRSAGVKKGEVLGYSHSGEVSGDNSRVVGYGAVCWRKDMKEEKGETAKVGVDLGLTEDEKKLLKDIARQSIATAFEGKAAPEISDVPPRLREPRGAFVTLEKNKRLRGCIGFIQAVKPLYETVRDMARAAAFEDPRFPPLSQEEWPKVEVEISVLTPMQRVTDISQVKVGTHGLYVVRGPRRGLLLPQVATDNGWGLETFLSQTCIKAGLPPDAWKDPQTEIYAFSADVF, from the coding sequence ATGCAACCGGTACGTGAGCCTGCGGTGGCAGGTCAGTTTTACCCTGATCAGCCCGAGCTGCTGAGGAAACAGTTAAGGGCTTTTTTGGGAGCTTCCTCGCCCGGCCACCTCAAGGCTCCACCCATGGCCATTTTGGCCCCCCATGCTGGTTATATTTACTGCGGGAGTGTTGCTGGCCTAAGTTATAACCAGGTAAGAGGCCAGCATCTGGATACAGTGGTGGTATTGTCTCCCAGCCACAGGGTGGGGTTTCGTGGCGTTTCGGTTTGGCCCAAGGGAAGCTATCGTACTCCCCTGGGTTCGGTTCAGGTAGATGAAGAAAGATGTGATCTTCTGATGAAATCCAGCCTCATGATACGGGACCTGCCCGAGGCACACAGCAGGGAACACGCCCTGGAGGTGCAGGTCCCCTTCCTTCAGGAGACTCTGGCCGGTGGTTGGAAACTCATACCCCTTGTAATGGGAAGCCAGGATTTGGAAAGCGCTCAGGAGTTGGCTAAAGTTCTTGAGAAAGTTATGGATGGGAGCAGATTCCTGGTGGTGGCATCCTCTGACCTTTCCCACTTCTACCCCTCTCAGGTTGCAGAGAAAATGGACCGCAGGGTCTTAAAGTATATGGAACAGGTGGATCCGGAGGGCCTATGGGAGGAAGTCTCGGCGGGCAGGCTGGAGGCCTGTGGTATAGGCCCTATCTTGACCACCCTTCGCCTGGTGAGGAGCGCCGGAGTGAAAAAGGGGGAGGTGCTGGGCTATTCCCATTCAGGAGAAGTCTCGGGGGATAATTCCAGGGTGGTGGGCTATGGGGCAGTGTGCTGGAGAAAGGATATGAAAGAAGAAAAAGGGGAAACAGCCAAGGTGGGAGTGGATCTGGGGCTTACCGAGGATGAAAAAAAACTGCTCAAAGACATTGCCAGACAAAGCATAGCCACAGCTTTTGAGGGCAAGGCCGCCCCAGAGATCTCTGATGTGCCCCCCAGGTTGCGCGAGCCCAGAGGCGCCTTTGTCACCCTGGAGAAAAACAAGAGACTCAGGGGCTGCATAGGATTCATCCAAGCCGTGAAGCCTCTTTATGAGACCGTAAGGGACATGGCCAGGGCCGCGGCTTTTGAAGACCCTCGGTTTCCCCCCCTGAGTCAGGAGGAATGGCCAAAGGTAGAAGTTGAGATTTCCGTGCTGACCCCCATGCAACGGGTAACCGATATCTCCCAGGTGAAGGTGGGGACCCACGGCCTTTACGTGGTCAGAGGGCCCAGAAGAGGTCTTCTTCTTCCTCAGGTAGCTACCGACAACGGTTGGGGGCTGGAGACCTTTCTGTCACAGACTTGCATCAAAGCCGGTTTGCCACCAGATGCCTGGAAGGACCCTCAGACAGAAATCTACGCCTTTTCTGCCGATGTCTTCTGA
- the cysS gene encoding cysteine--tRNA ligase: protein MALQIYNSLTHRKEPFEPLEPGRVRMYVCGVTVYDECHVGHARSAIVFDVIYRYLQYMGLEVKYIRNFTDIDDKILDRAQREGLQWNEISRKYIEAFQRDMANLGVLSPTLEPLATEHVADMIQMIRALEEKGVAYAVDGNVYFSVSSFQGYGKLSRRDRDQMMAGARVEPDERKKDPLDFALWKKSKPGEPAWESPWGLGRPGWHIECSCMSQKYLGQPLDIHGGGLDLVFPHHENEIAQSEALTGKPLARFWIHNGPLTRERVKMSKSLGNILTIRETLERYHPEEIRLFFLMTHYRKPLDFTEAGMAEAQAALDRLYGTLERLEKHALQAQGQKISGASQELDSARQLPGFIGQFQKSFHEAMEDDFNTPRAMAGIFELTRNLNQWLDESATDPGALVVLEAALACFKLARECLGILQLSPAQFQSQKENLLLGRLGIQREQIESLLRKRSQARLERNFSEADRIRDELAAKGIQVLDSPQGTTWKIRPGAFH from the coding sequence ATGGCACTTCAGATCTATAATTCCCTTACCCACCGTAAAGAGCCTTTTGAACCCCTTGAGCCGGGGCGGGTTCGAATGTATGTGTGCGGTGTCACCGTTTACGACGAGTGCCACGTGGGACACGCGCGCTCGGCCATTGTTTTTGACGTGATATACAGATACCTTCAATACATGGGTTTGGAGGTAAAATACATAAGGAACTTCACTGACATAGACGATAAGATACTGGACAGGGCCCAAAGGGAAGGGCTTCAATGGAACGAGATATCCAGGAAATATATAGAAGCATTTCAGAGGGACATGGCAAATCTGGGAGTTCTTTCCCCCACCCTGGAGCCCCTTGCCACAGAGCATGTGGCCGATATGATCCAGATGATAAGAGCTCTGGAGGAAAAAGGGGTGGCATATGCGGTGGATGGAAACGTGTACTTTTCGGTCTCCAGTTTCCAGGGATATGGAAAGCTTTCCCGAAGGGACAGAGACCAGATGATGGCCGGGGCCAGGGTGGAGCCTGACGAAAGAAAAAAGGATCCCCTGGATTTTGCTCTTTGGAAAAAAAGCAAGCCAGGAGAGCCTGCTTGGGAGAGTCCATGGGGGCTAGGCAGGCCAGGTTGGCACATAGAGTGCTCTTGCATGAGCCAGAAATATCTGGGGCAGCCCCTGGACATCCACGGTGGGGGTCTGGATCTGGTCTTCCCCCATCACGAAAATGAGATAGCTCAGTCAGAGGCTCTCACTGGAAAACCCCTGGCTAGATTCTGGATTCACAACGGCCCTCTTACCAGGGAAAGGGTCAAGATGTCCAAGTCCCTGGGAAACATCCTGACTATCCGTGAAACCCTGGAGCGCTACCATCCCGAGGAAATCCGCCTTTTTTTCCTCATGACCCACTATCGCAAACCCCTGGACTTCACAGAGGCAGGCATGGCCGAGGCCCAAGCAGCCTTGGACAGGCTCTACGGAACCCTGGAACGTCTGGAAAAACATGCTCTACAAGCTCAGGGGCAAAAGATTTCAGGGGCCTCGCAGGAGCTTGATTCGGCCAGGCAACTACCTGGCTTCATAGGGCAATTCCAAAAAAGCTTTCATGAGGCCATGGAAGATGACTTTAACACCCCCAGGGCCATGGCAGGGATTTTCGAACTCACCAGAAACTTGAACCAGTGGCTGGATGAGAGCGCAACCGACCCAGGGGCTTTGGTTGTGCTAGAGGCTGCCTTGGCCTGCTTTAAATTGGCGCGGGAGTGCCTGGGCATTTTGCAGCTTTCCCCAGCACAGTTCCAGTCTCAAAAGGAGAATCTGCTTTTGGGACGCCTGGGGATCCAAAGAGAGCAGATTGAATCACTTCTGCGAAAGAGATCCCAAGCGCGCCTGGAACGCAACTTTTCCGAAGCCGACAGAATCCGGGATGAACTTGCTGCCAAAGGAATTCAGGTTTTGGATTCGCCGCAAGGCACTACTTGGAAAATAAGACCAGGAGCCTTTCACTGA
- a CDS encoding PIG-L deacetylase family protein: MEIPSEVLVVSAHPDDVDFGCAGTVALWAKAGARVNYLICTDGDKGSEQLSDTPKEIAKLRREEQRRAAGLVGVRDVFFLGFQDGELENDRQLRKELVRWIRKLKPEVVLCQDPANRVFENPYVSHRDHRMAAEAVFDALYPACGNPNFFQELMEEGLAPHKVKEAYFFATHCPNHWQDITSVMDLKIQAILSHKSQVKDPVSMQKFIRQRFQEMGKEVGCMYAEAFRRVALPD, translated from the coding sequence ATGGAGATTCCCTCTGAAGTCTTGGTAGTTAGTGCTCATCCCGATGATGTGGATTTTGGGTGCGCCGGGACCGTGGCCTTGTGGGCCAAGGCAGGGGCCAGGGTCAACTATCTCATTTGTACAGATGGAGACAAAGGCTCTGAGCAGCTATCAGACACACCCAAAGAAATTGCGAAATTGCGTCGAGAGGAGCAACGGAGGGCAGCCGGGTTGGTGGGTGTGAGGGATGTTTTTTTTCTGGGCTTTCAAGATGGAGAGCTGGAAAACGACCGGCAACTCAGAAAGGAGCTGGTCAGGTGGATAAGAAAGCTAAAACCAGAGGTAGTGCTTTGCCAAGATCCGGCCAACAGGGTCTTTGAGAATCCTTATGTGAGCCACAGGGATCACCGCATGGCCGCAGAAGCGGTATTTGACGCCCTTTACCCTGCATGCGGAAATCCTAATTTCTTCCAAGAGCTCATGGAGGAAGGCCTGGCCCCCCACAAGGTGAAAGAAGCCTACTTTTTTGCCACCCACTGCCCAAACCACTGGCAGGATATAACCAGCGTCATGGATCTCAAGATACAGGCCATCCTCTCCCATAAGAGCCAGGTGAAGGATCCTGTTTCCATGCAAAAGTTCATACGACAACGTTTCCAGGAGATGGGCAAAGAGGTCGGATGTATGTACGCTGAAGCCTTCCGAAGGGTTGCGCTTCCGGACTGA
- a CDS encoding CARDB domain-containing protein: MAPSKVRFLAKTWVILLYLWMPACPMALAETPNKLLFFNTLADLLRGDLWQWISQQELLHRLYIYPERFLVIGMGTTNWPERMGEVLVTGTVANTLFQWANPEYPYRVQSIKEGVFPWIQLAVVDPKSALEWSLERSQDLHGALIQRFRQEGIDRCALSIEAVTAHVEYSLTYRIPKSGFDLSVPAGRSEYMRSFQEEGRAKWILQGIYVDESLAPSCGIPPGQPLLLVGYNQETLNGGLVRLARVQNAKVRYFPIERHEVIKSDLSISDVRLHEGRVSIDIRNLGALTAEHLKVKLSLPDTERELEAVLPRVKPGEEVRVRFNVNINRSDRSLLIQLDPEEQILESDRSNNRVEKKQGLLGW; the protein is encoded by the coding sequence ATGGCCCCAAGCAAAGTCAGATTTCTTGCCAAGACGTGGGTGATCTTGCTCTATCTTTGGATGCCGGCATGCCCCATGGCCTTGGCTGAAACCCCTAACAAACTCCTGTTTTTCAATACCCTGGCGGATCTGCTAAGAGGGGATCTTTGGCAGTGGATTTCCCAACAGGAGCTCCTACACCGTCTTTACATTTACCCCGAAAGGTTCCTTGTCATAGGCATGGGTACTACCAACTGGCCTGAGCGAATGGGAGAGGTGCTGGTTACAGGAACCGTGGCCAACACACTCTTCCAGTGGGCAAATCCCGAATATCCTTACCGGGTGCAGAGTATCAAGGAAGGGGTTTTCCCCTGGATCCAACTGGCAGTGGTGGATCCCAAAAGCGCGCTGGAGTGGTCGCTGGAGCGCTCTCAAGACCTGCATGGAGCTCTCATTCAGCGATTCAGGCAGGAGGGGATAGACAGGTGCGCTCTTAGCATAGAGGCGGTGACCGCTCACGTGGAATATAGCCTCACTTACAGGATACCCAAAAGCGGCTTTGACCTAAGCGTTCCGGCCGGAAGATCTGAATACATGAGAAGTTTCCAGGAGGAGGGCAGGGCCAAGTGGATCCTCCAGGGAATTTACGTGGACGAATCCCTGGCTCCCAGTTGTGGGATTCCTCCGGGCCAACCCTTGCTACTTGTGGGGTATAATCAAGAAACCCTCAACGGAGGCCTTGTTCGCCTGGCCAGGGTTCAAAATGCCAAGGTCCGCTATTTCCCCATAGAGCGCCACGAGGTCATCAAATCGGACCTTAGCATCTCAGATGTGAGGCTTCATGAGGGAAGGGTCAGCATAGACATACGCAATCTGGGAGCTCTGACAGCGGAGCATCTTAAGGTCAAGCTCAGCCTACCCGATACAGAGAGAGAACTGGAGGCGGTGCTTCCCAGGGTGAAACCCGGAGAAGAGGTAAGGGTGCGCTTCAATGTCAATATAAACCGCTCAGACCGCTCCCTCTTGATTCAACTGGATCCAGAAGAACAGATCCTGGAATCTGACAGATCCAACAATCGAGTGGAAAAAAAGCAGGGGCTTCTTGGATGGTAA
- the rpmB gene encoding 50S ribosomal protein L28 — MSRRCEICNKGIQYGHNVSHSNRKSTRIWQPNLQKVRVVQRGTIKRIRVCTRCIRAGLVQKPA; from the coding sequence ATGTCCAGAAGGTGTGAGATCTGTAACAAGGGTATACAGTACGGACACAACGTGAGCCATTCCAACAGGAAATCCACTCGCATATGGCAGCCCAACCTTCAGAAGGTGCGCGTGGTGCAGAGGGGAACAATAAAACGGATCAGGGTTTGCACCCGCTGCATAAGGGCCGGTCTTGTCCAAAAGCCTGCCTGA